In Clupea harengus chromosome 1, Ch_v2.0.2, whole genome shotgun sequence, one DNA window encodes the following:
- the med9 gene encoding mediator of RNA polymerase II transcription subunit 9 isoform X1 yields the protein METIPLQQETEDYSFLPLIHDIIKWCETFDVLRMDKDSPDVHQELNKLKTKIQETREQILAMPGIETNLEQQQQQLQTLTEQVHTKNQLLHKYKGLCMFDIPKA from the exons ATGGAGACGATACCGCTTCAGCAGGAGACGGAGGATTATTCTTTTTTGCCACTTATTCACGACATTATCAAATGGTGTGAAACATTTGATGTTCTACG CATGGATAAAGATAGCCCAGACGTCCACCAGGAACTGAACAAGCTAAAGACGAAGATCCAGGAGACAAGGGAGCAGATTCTGGCCATGCCAGGCATCGAGACTAACCtggagcagcaacagcaacagctacAGACACTTACAGAACAAGTGCACACGAAAAATCAGCTGTTGCACAAGTACAAAGGCCTGTGCATGTTTGACATCCCGAAGGCTTAA
- the med9 gene encoding mediator of RNA polymerase II transcription subunit 9 isoform X2 — protein sequence METIPLQQETEDYSFLPLIHDIIKCMDKDSPDVHQELNKLKTKIQETREQILAMPGIETNLEQQQQQLQTLTEQVHTKNQLLHKYKGLCMFDIPKA from the exons ATGGAGACGATACCGCTTCAGCAGGAGACGGAGGATTATTCTTTTTTGCCACTTATTCACGACATTATCAAATG CATGGATAAAGATAGCCCAGACGTCCACCAGGAACTGAACAAGCTAAAGACGAAGATCCAGGAGACAAGGGAGCAGATTCTGGCCATGCCAGGCATCGAGACTAACCtggagcagcaacagcaacagctacAGACACTTACAGAACAAGTGCACACGAAAAATCAGCTGTTGCACAAGTACAAAGGCCTGTGCATGTTTGACATCCCGAAGGCTTAA